Below is a window of Nostoc commune NIES-4072 DNA.
AAAGTCTAAAATGGTTAGCTTTTTCGGTAGTGGATGCCCAAATAATGCACCCATCCCCTCTAGTACAACTTTCAGCACTTCTACTTTCACGTCTGATTGTTTGCCAGCAAGTATTGGCTTATATTCGCCATTGAGTACTTTTTGTAATTCTTCAGCCAGACCAACGTCATGTAAGCTAACAACTAATTTTAAGTGCCAAGCCTTACGATGTGGCAGATGTGCCAATGCACCCAACAAAGTCAACAACGCGTTATTGACTTTATTTTCATTATTGTCGGTGTTGCGGTCAAAATAATTCCCTGTGCGGTAAGCAGACTCTCCGACTGTGTAAGCAGTGCCGTTAAAAACTACACGCCCTGGAACATCTTCCATCTCGGCATTGCTTATATAGCTGGGGACACGAACTACTTCAAAGCCATCGACTAAAAGTTTAAGGCTTCCGTAACCGTTATCGAAACCCGCAGGAAAAATTTTTTGTAAGGTGTGAATGTTAGACATAAATACAAAGGTAATACACTTTGATTTGTGAAAATTATCTGTTCAGGTAATTTGGGGGAGCAGAGGGGCAGAGGGGCAGGGGAGCAGAGGAGAGAATTAAAACAGTTCTTAGTGTTTACTATTTACTGTTCAAAATGGAGAACTCGGACCTTCAGCAGAATAATTAGTTTTTCTTACACCGATAACTATAATTGTTAATGCAAACAATTTTCTCTTGCTCCCCTGTTCAAGAGCCTTTTTTTCTCCAGACTCAAGAGTTTATCATAACCCCTTGGGGGCTAAGTGGGGCACAAAATATCAACCAGTCAAATATACCCTACTTAGCACCTATATATACCCTATATAGGGGTTAAAATGTCCCTAAAGTCCTGAACTATTGTTGGGGTATATATAGCCCCCATATATACCCCATGAGTACTTTTTAAAATCTTTCCATATAACGAATGAAAAAAAGCAGTCGATGCATATTTTACTTTTCTGCCCAAGGTGAAGGTATCGCCGTAGTCGAAAGTACTTCCCTTGCTTGCAGTCTAATCGCTGTTTGCTCACAGTTGGGGCATTTTACCTTTGTGAAAATCACTCTTTGGTCGTCCTTTGTACTCGCCCATTACGGGTTCTCCGGTGTACTCGCTAATTATCCCCTGCTTGCAGTGGTAGCACTCGAATATCACACGCCCTATCTCCGAGTTGCAATCCAGGAATTGCATGTGCTGACAGGGTTCTGGCGGTAATTCTGGTTCTTCGGGGCGGTCTTGAAAGGGTATATAAGGTTTGGTTGCTGGTGGTGAATCTATTTTTTTCTTGTTGCGCTTGCCAGTCACCTGCGGCTCAACTTTTGGCGGCTTTAGGGGTTTTTCATTGACAGGAACATGGCTGGGCTGTTGGCCAGTTGTGAGTTCTTCCAGCAACTTGCCATCATCTGGGGTAGGGTGAAACTCAGGAATTTGGTTGCTAGACTTTGGTTGTTGTGGTTTAGATGGACGCTGGGTAGATTTCATCAACACCTTTACTTGAATTTAGCTTGACTGGTGAACTCCCGTATTCTACACACCAATTCCCTTGTACAACACTTTCTCCTGAGCCAGAAATAGCCTTGTCCTATCAAGTTTATATTCAGTACTATTCATCAACTTTTCCTACTAACTCTTCCAACTGAGAGAGGGGAGCAACGCGATTTTGTGAGGTGCTAAAATCTGGGACGTATATAGCTTGTTTCAGGATGCGATCGCAACTAAAAAACCAGATTTTGTTGAGAATATAGGGGTGTAATTGAGAACTAAACCCCGATCTCACTTTTTCGCGTTGCTCCCAACCAACAGTTGCACCAGTTATGAGGGTTTGAACCTCTTGTTTTACCTCATCCCCAGTCTTTAACCCGTACTCTTGGGTAATTTGTTGCCTAATTTCGGGATTTTTGGCCAACTGATAAATAAACGCTATTTCATCAAAGCCTTGCTCTGTCCGTCGCTGCAATGAACGAACGTCAAGCTCACTGGTTATTTCATCGAACAATTCTTGCTCAAACTCGTGAACCGCCAACGCTTGAGCAACAGTCTTGCCTGCCACAATATCCAAGAATGCTTTAAAAGTTTCCCGACTGACTCCAGCAAGATGTAATTGTTCACTCACACTTTCTATGGCATGAGTTTGTATATTCGCTAAATTGCTCTCACCTCCTAACAGCTTTGATTGGTCGAGAGTTGTTTGCGCTAAACTAAACAACTTTTCTAAGCGATCACAAATGTCAATACTAAATTCTTTTGCGTCATCTTCTACATCTTGGTTAATATCTGGGTCGGACTTAGCCAACTCCTGTAAACCAGCAATGATTTTTGCAGGAGCGTATTTTTCACCCAGTAATTCAAACAAATCTTGACGGCTGAATTTGTCTTGAGTTTCAGACATTTTGTAATTCTCCTGTTAATGATTGAGTAAATCTGATTTGTTCAGTTTCAAATTCTTTAATCGTGTACTCTGACTTATTGGCTTCCACGATTGACTTCGCTATTTCAATCTTGGTTGTGCCTTGGTCTAAATCTCCAAACACTTCGCCAATTTTACCTAGTACCCAGACCTGATATGGACGAATTAATGGCGCTCTGAGTTTTTTTTCCTTCGCCATCTTCTGCATTTGAATTCGTGATAATTTATACTGAGGGATTGTTTCAGCCACTTCTGCCCAACGCTCCCATGTACGATAGCAAATATCCAAAACTCGCAACATTTTGGCATTAGTTATAGGTAAAACCAAAGGATTTAACCCGGAATTAGTGGTCTTTTGGCTAAAAAGTTGTTCTCTCCATGCTTGGTTCATCAATAAATAGTCAATAGGTAGTCAAGAGTGTAAAAAACATAGTTAATATCCGTGTCAATTCCGTATGATTTTGATGTCATATTCTCTATTAATTGATAGTGAATTAACTGTGATTGACCTGACTTTCCTACAATAAAAAAGCCACTCGCAATCTTCAAGGGCTTTTTCGGATTTCGTAGAGTTTTCTGTTTTAGCTAAATTTGAATATTCCGCGAAACTTGTTCAAAAATTTTTTGCTGTTCATTCACCAATAAAGCGATCGCCCACTTTGGTGGCTCACTATAAAACCATTTGCAAATTGTCGCAGTCGATGGCGGGGACAGTTCGGCCCGGTGATACCATGCAGCAATAAATGGCTCAAGCAATCTAACTGCTGTCGAGACAAATTCATAGTCTCCAAGCCGGGTGTGTAACCCTGCTAACTTGACTGCCTTAACTGCAATTTCTTCCAGTTTATTTTTCGGCTGGTATTCGTCTTCCGACAACAAAAAAAGTTCACTCTTGCGATTGAACTTGTCTTCTAATGTTCGTACCATGTTTAAGTACCCTCCTATGGGATTAGCGTCACAAGGAGCGGAAACAGCGATCGCTTACCTTGGCCGGGGGCGATCGCTTGAAGCTTATTTAAAAATGTTATCATAACTCCTCGATATTGATATAAACTTAGAGCAGGTTGAGTTAAATTTACCTCATGCCTCATGGCGTATCAATTTTCACTTTCTCGTTACTACATCACTCCCGATCATGACGAAAAGCTAGAAGCTTTCAGCAATGCTTCAGGAGACTCCCGGCAAATGCTGATTATGCAATACACCAGAGGGTGGTTAGGGCGAAATCGCCCTTATTACACTCAATTGGCAGTATTGGATTTACAAAAAAGGGAAATTGCCCCTTCCCTTTGGGCAAATATAGTTCTAGAGCAGGGATTTAAAGGTTTACCACCTTACACTAGCCCGATATTAGAGCATGAAATCCCTAAAGATCCTTTGGCGCATATAGTTTTGCCAGATGATGTAATTGAAAAACAAAGTAATTACTTTCCGCTCACACGGCAGAATTACCTGTTACTGAGGACGGCAATTCATTTTGATGGCTCCAGCGCAACTAAATTTATTTCCAAAATAATTCACGAGCAGCTGTGCCGCAATTGGGATTCACTGTATGCCTCTCAGGTAGACGCAGAAACGAACGATGATTGGTTAAAAGGAGAACTTTAAATGGTCACAACACCTATAAATACTGAACTTACTTTAGAAAAAGTAAAAGTAGCTGTTGATGCTATCCTTCAAGTTTTGGGAACTCCCGAAACTGAACTACATAGTAAAGCTCTGGCTGCTTTTAACAGTGGCGATCATCAAACCGTCAAGCGACTTGCTTCGACTAATTTATCTGATTATTATGTCAAAGCATTGGGTTACTTGGGGGGTGCGTTAAAACTGACTCCCAATACCGATACTATCTTGGCTGAATCAGCACGAGCAGCAGCAGATTTCTCACGGGAGAGAACATTGAATCACCTCGGCAAAGCGATTGCCACTGCACTTGGTTAAAACCACTTGATTATAATATTACAGCCTCTACCTTTATATATGAGATAGGGGCTGTTTTTTGGTACTTCAAAAAGCCTTCTTTCGCTTCACCAACACTGAACGCAAGTACTGCCGACAGGCTGCTTCTCCCCGATATATGAGAATCCGCAGCGCCTGCACTTCCTGTATTGGAGAAATACAAATTTCAGCAATGGCTGGAATCAAATTCTGTTGCTTTTGCACGTAAGAAAGATGCTGCTGCTCCAACTCTTGAATCTTGGAGTTTAGCTGTTGTATTTGTTGTAATGCTTGCGTCAAGGACGATTCTTTGTTTCGAGAGCGATTGTCTAAGGTTAACGTCATTTTTTTCTCCTCTAAATTTAGATTTTTTCTGTTTACTGTTGAGTTGCCTGCTGTACATCATCAATTGCATCCACTATTTCTTCCAAAACATTGAACGCGTCATTTAGCACTACATTGTTTGATGTAGAAAAATGCTCTGACGATTGAAGCCTGCGATAATCCTTACTACTCCCCA
It encodes the following:
- a CDS encoding transposase gives rise to the protein MAYQFSLSRYYITPDHDEKLEAFSNASGDSRQMLIMQYTRGWLGRNRPYYTQLAVLDLQKREIAPSLWANIVLEQGFKGLPPYTSPILEHEIPKDPLAHIVLPDDVIEKQSNYFPLTRQNYLLLRTAIHFDGSSATKFISKIIHEQLCRNWDSLYASQVDAETNDDWLKGEL